Proteins encoded together in one Xenopus laevis strain J_2021 chromosome 6L, Xenopus_laevis_v10.1, whole genome shotgun sequence window:
- the mcm4.L gene encoding DNA replication licensing factor mcm4-B (The RefSeq protein has 3 substitutions compared to this genomic sequence), with product MSSPTSTPSRRRNKRGRGSNPPTPHGEEVQSPPSQRRRTEDSTSIGELLPMPTSPSGDVQSPSGQELLFSSPVPSRHSAHQSELDLSSPLTYGTPSSRVEGTPRSGIRGTPARQRPDLGSARKVKQVDLHSDQPAAEELVTSEQSLGQKLVIWGTDVNVATCKEKFQRFVQRFIDPSAKEEDNVGLDLNEPIYMQRLEEINVVGDPFLNIDCDHLRNFDQDLYRQLVCYPQEVIPTFDMAANEIFFERYPDSILEHQIQVRPYNALKTRNMRSLNPEDIDQLITISGMVIRTSQIIPEMQEAFFKCQVCAFTTRVEIDRGRIAEPSVCKHCNTTHSMALIHNRSMFSDKQMIKLQESPEDMPAGQTPHTTILYGHNDLVDKVQPGDRVNVTGIYRAVPIRVNPRVRNVKSVYKTHIDVIHYRKTDSKRLHGIDEDTEQKLFTEERVAMLKELAAKPDIYERLAAALAPSIYEHEDIKKGILLQLFGGTRKDFSHTGRGKFRAEVNILLCGDPGTSKSQLLQYVFNLVPRGQYTSGKGSSAVGLTAYVMKDPETRQLVLQTGALVLSDNGICCIDEFDKMNESTRSVLHEVMEQQTLSIAKAGIICQLNARTSVLAAANPVESQWNPKKTTIENIQLPHTLLSRFDLIFLMLDPQDEAYDRRLAHHLVALYYQSEEQMKEEHLDMAVLKDYIAYARTYVNPRLSEEASQALIEAYVSMRKIGSGRGMVSAYPRQLESLIRRAEAHAKVRFSNKVETIDVEEAKRLHREALKQSATDPRTGIVDISILTTGMSATARKRKEELAQVLKKLIQSKGKTPALKYQQLFEDLRGQSDAAITKDMFDEALHALADDDYLTVTGKTVRLL from the exons ATGTCCTCTCCAACATCCACACCAAGCCGCAGGAGGAACAAACGTGGGCGAGGCAGTAACCCTCCAACTC CTCATGGAGAGGAAGTGCAGTCTCCTCCGTCACAGAGACGACGGACAGAAGATTCCACATCAATTGGTGAACTACTGCCCATGCCAACCTCTCCTTCAGGTGACGTTCAGAGCCCCAGTGGACAAGAGCTCTTGTTTTCTAGCCCTGCACCATCAAGACATTCAG CCCATCAAAGTGAGCTTGATCTTAGTTCTCCTCTGACTTATGGCACCCCTAGCTCAAGGGTTGAGGGTACCCCAAGAAGTGGTATCCGAGGGACACCTGCTAGACAGAGACCTGACTTGGGATCAGCACGGAAAGTTAAGCAAGTGGATTTACATTCAGACCAG CCTGCTGCAGAGGAGCTAGTTACGAGTGAGCAATCTTTGGGACAGAAGTTGGTGATCTGGGGAACTGATGTCAATGTAGCCACTTGCAAAGAAAAGTTTCAG CGTTTTGTTCAGCGTTTCATTGATCCTTCAGCCAAAGAAGAGGATAATGTAGGACTGGATCTGAATGAGCCTATATATATGCAGCGACTTGAAGAG ATAAATGTGGTAGGTGATCCATTTCTCAACATTGACTGTGACCATCTCAGAAACTTTGACCAGGATCTTTACAGGCAGCTAGTGTGCTACCCACAG gaagtcATTCCAACATTTGATATGGCTGCTAATGAGATTTTCTTTGAGCGGTATCCTGACTCCATTTTGGAGCACCAGATTCAAGTTCGACCCTATAATGCATTGAAAACTAGGAATATGAGAAGCCTAAATCCTGAAG atattGATCAACTTATCACAATTAGTGGCATGGTTATCAGAACTTCACAAATCATCCCTGAGATGCAGGAAGCCTTTTTTAAATGTCAAGTGTGTGCCTTCACTACTAGGGTGGAGATTGATCGTGGTCGGATTGCAGAGCCATCGGTCTGCAAACACTGTAACACCACACACAGCATGGCTCTTATTCACAATCGCTCTATGTTTTCAGACAAGCAAATG ATTAAACTGCAAGAGTCTCCAGAAGATATGCCTGCTGGTCAGACCCCTCATACAACTATCCTCTATGGTCATAATGACTTGGTGGATAAGGTACAGCCTGGTGATAGAGTGAATGTCACAG GTATTTATAGAGCTGTTCCAATTCGAGTTAACCCTAGAGTTCGAAATGTGAAGTCTGTTTACAAAACTCACATCGATGTAATTCATTACCGAAAAACTGATTCAAAGCGGTTGCATGGTATTGATGAAGACACTGAACAGAAGTTGTTCACTGAAGAAAGGGTTGCAATGTTAAAGGAACTGGCAGCAAAGCCAGACATCTATGAGAGGCTTGCTGCAGCTCTTGCACCAAGTATATATGAGCATGAAGATATAAAAAAG ggaatttTACTTCAGTTGTTTGGTGGGACACGGAAGGACTTCAGCCATACCGGAAGGGGCAAATTCCGAGCTGAAGTAAACATACTTTTGTGTGGTGATCCAGGAACGAGTAAATCTCAGCTTCTCCAATATGTATTTAATCTGGTACCTAGAGGTCAGTACACCTCTGGAAAGGGATCCAGTGCAGTTGGGTTAACCGCATACGTGATGAAGGACCCAGAAACGAGGCAGTTGGTACTGCAGACAGGAGCATTGGTTCTTAGTGACAATGGTATTTGCTGCATTGATGAATTTGACAAAATGAATGAGAGCACTAGATCTGTGCTACATGAAGTAATGGAACAGCAAACCCTCTCCATTGCTAAG GCTGGAATTATCTGTCAGCTGAATGCACGTACATCTGTTTTGGCTGCTGCAAACCCGGTAGAGTCACAATGGAACCCCAAGAAAACCACTATAGAAAATATTCAGCTCCCACATACACTCTTATCAAG GTTTGATCTAATATTTTTGATGCTGGATCCACAAGATGAAGCATATGATCGCCGCTTAGCCCACCACCTTGTGGCTTTGTACTACCAGAGTGAGGAGCAGATGAAAGAAGAGCACTTGGACATGGCAGTATTAAAGGATTATATTGCATATGCTCGCACTTATGTGAATCCAAGACTTAGTGAAGAAGCAAGCCAGGCTCTAATAGAG GCCTATGTCAGCATGCGGAAAATCGGCAGTGGTCGTGGCATGGTTTCTGCCTATCCCAGGCAGCTTGAGTCTTTAATACGCCTATCAGAAGCTCATGCGAAAGTACGCTTTTCTAACAAGGTGGAAACAATTGATGTAGAAGAGGCCAAACGTCTTCATCGTGAGGCTTTGAAACAGTCTGCCACTGATCCCAGAACTGGCATTGTTGATATATCTATTCTTACAACAG GAATGAGTGCAACTGCTCGAAAACGTAAAGAGGAATTGGCTCAGGTTTTAAAGAAGCTCATCCAGTCCAAGGGCAAAACTCCAGCGTTAAAATACCAGCAGCTCTTTGAGGATCTACGTGGGCAGTCTGATGCA GCCATTACAAAAGACATGTTTGATGAAGCTTTGCATGCCCTTGCGGATGACGACTACTTAACAGTGACAGGAAAGACTGTAAGGTTGCTGTAA